The DNA region GTATTTCTTCTCAAACAATAAAGGTTCATGCTCTACAATTTCACGCGCTTTAATATTCATAGCTACTGACTGATCCTTTTGTGTTTTTTGGAAATAAAAGTAACATAGTTATCCATAAAATTAGAACGGGTCAAACTTTGAACATCTGATATTCTCAAACCTGTCATACAACTAAAAAGAAAATACCCTAAAATCAGTCGATGTGAGTCGGCAATATAAGGACTGAAATAATATCCTGCACATCGTTTTAGTTCATTTGTAGAAAGACTGGTTCTGTTACCTTTTGTACTGCCAACCTGAATTTCGTCAATGTTTAATGCTAATTTAATTCCTGATTTTTGAGCCAATCCCAGAAACTTTTTAACTGCTGCTACATTTGCTGCTACAGTTGTACTAGCATTACCTAATCCTCTAAGATGCTTTCGGAATTTGTCCAACCAGTTTTGGTCGATTTCCATAAAAGTAATGTCATTGTCAAAAGCTTCAATTTTTTTCAAAACAGAAAGGTATCTTTTATAGGAACCAATTTCCATCATTACCTTCTCTTCTTCTAACATCATTTTGTAAAAGGCAGTAAGTCGAATTCGGGGCATATTACTTAGGAATTCTTTTTTAAGAGTTTCCAAAGTAAGTACCCTATCCGATAAACGATACGAAGTTTTTATCTGAGTGATTTTGGACTGGATATTATCTAAGATAAGATTGATATCAATATTTTCCTGATTAATTGGCTTAAGGCGTTGTTTGCTTTTATCCCAATGATCAATATTGATATCCAAATTCAAAGCAATTCTTTCTTTTTTGGAATTGCTTCGTAAAGTTAAAACTAAAGGGGTTTTTCCGTTAGCTTTTTTATATTCTCTAAAGGTGAATGATTCATTCATTGGCACGATAATTTTTTTCGTGGCCAATAGCGTGTCCAATTTGTATTGAAATGTAGAATTCATTAAGAAGTAAAAAATTAGGTAAAAAATTAAAAAGCGCACTATACTTGACTTTACAGTCTGTATGTGCGCTTTTGTTTTCTGCCTAAAAGGCTTCTTGTGATCGCAGAAGGATTCGAACCTTCGACCGCCTGCTTAGAAGGCAGGTGCTCTATCCAGCTGAGCTATGCGACCATTTTTTTTAAAACTTATGGTGAAGTTTTCGTCGGGGTGGCAGGATTCGAACCTGCGGCCTCCTGCTCCCAAAGCAGGCGCGATAACCGGGCTACGCTACACCCCGAGTAGCAAATTATAAGCGGAGAGACAGGGACTCGAACCCTGGCGACGGTTACCCGTCGACAGATTAGCAATCTGCTCCATTACCACTCTGGCACCTCTCCAAGCTCAAAGAACGTGTCTCGTTTTGCGGTTGCAAATGTAACACATCATCCCATTACTCACAACTATTTTTGTGCTTTTTTTCAATATTTTTTTCGAATTTTTTAAAAAACTCTAACAATCAACCAGATACAAAATAATATTTTAAAACATTTTTTTCGAAAACAGAATCAAGAACTGAAAATACAAATTTTAGGCAAAAAAGACTAAATTTGCTTCAACAATACATTCAAATCAAATTAAGAGCATGAACAAAAAAGTAGTAATAGTAGCCGCTGCAAGAACCCCTATTGGGAGTTTCATGGGTGGATTAGCCAATGTAACAGCACCTCAACTGGGTGCCACTGCCATCAAAGGCGCAATGGATAAAATAAAGCTAGATCCTACTCTGGTAGACGAAGTATTGATGGGCAATGTGATTCAGGCAGGTGTAGGTCAAGCACCAGCACGTCAGGCTGCTCTATTTGCCGGTTTACAAAACACAGTACCTTGTACTACGATTAATAAAGTTTGTGCTTCTGGAATGAAAGCAGTTATGCTGGGTGCTCAAGCCATCCAATCGGGCGATGCTCAGGTAGTAATTGCTGGAGGAATGGAAAATATGAGTTTAATTCCACATTATACCCATTTGCGTAGCGGAACAAAATTTGGCCCTACTACCCTAGTTGACGGAATGCAAAGGGATGGTTTAGTCGATGCCTACGACAATCAAGCTATGGGTGTCTACGCCGATCTTTGTGCTAAAGAATACAATATTAGCCGTGAAGAACAAGATCAATTTGCAATTGAATCTTATCGCCGTTCGGCTCAGGCTTGGGAATCAGGTAAGTTTGATACCGAAGTCGTTCCTGTAGAGGTGCCACAACGCCGTGGCGAACCAATTGTAATTTCAAAAGACGAAGAATATACGAATGTTAAGTTAGATAAAATTCCTTCATTGAATGCTGTTTTCACAAAAGACGGAACGGTTACTGCTGCTAATGCTTCTACAATCAATGATGGAGCAGCAGCCTTAATCCTTATGAGTGAAGAAAAAGCAGCCGAACTACATCTTAAACCTTTGGCTTATATAAAATCCTATGCTGATGCGGCTCAAGAACCAAAGTGGTTTACTACGAGTCCTGCTAAAGCCTTACCAAAAGCCTTAGACAAAGCAGGTATTAGCCTTGATGCTGTTGATTTTTTCGAATTCAACGAAGCCTTTTCGGTGGTAGGTTTAGCCAATATCAAAATCCTAGGTTTGGATAGCAATAAAGTAAACATCAACGGAGGTGCTGTATCTTTAGGACATCCTCTGGGTTGTTCTGGTGCCAGAATTCTGGTTACTTTGCTTAATGTTTTGGAGCAAAATAATGCCAAAATAGGAGCTGCTGCTATCTGTAATGGTGGTGGAGGCGCTTCAGCGATTGTTATTGAAAGAATCTAAAAAAGGAATTAATGTTCGGAATCTGTAATTTAGCCATAATCCCACTTCGATTTGAACCTAGTGACAAAAGCGAAATTGTTTCTCAGGTGCTATTTGGTGAACACTTTAAAATACTAGAAAAACGCAATCAATGGTCTCGTATTAAATTACAATACGACGACTACGAAGGATGGGTAGATTCGAAACAATATCAATTGATTTCAGAAACAAATTACGAACAATTAACTAAAGAAACGATTATCTTAAATGCTGATTTAATCGAATACATTACAGCTCCTAACAATTTATTGATTCCCATTCCGCTAGGAGCTTCACTATCGTTTTTAAACAATAACGAAATCAACACTCAAAACTACGAATTTGAAGGCAATCGTGTCAACGGCATAAAAGACAAGAAACACCTCATCAATACCGCATATATGTACCTAAATGCTCCTTATTTATGGGGCGGAAAAACACCTTTTGGGATTGACTGCTCTGGATTTACCCAAATGGTGTACAAATTAAACGGATACAAATTACTAAGAGATGCTTCCCAACAAGCTACTCAAGGTGAAGCCTTGAGCTTTATTGAAGAAAGCGAACCAGGAGATTTGGCTTTCTTTGATAATGAGGAAGGAAATATCATTCACGTGGGAATAATTATGGAAAATAATTATATCATCCATGCCAGTGGAAAAGTTCGTATTGACCGAATTGACCATTTAGGTATTTTTAATAATGAAACGAACAGACATACACATAAATTGAGAGTGATTAAGAAGATTGTTTAAATATTTTCTTTTTTGCTTGATCAAAAAAGAAACAAAAAAATCAAGTCTGCACTTCCTCGTCGGTCAAATTAGTTTTCGAATACTAAAAGAAAAGAACTCGTCCCGAAGTGTCGGGACTCAAACAGCTTTTCTTTTTGCGTATTCTTCAAACATTTGACACTCGACTGCGGAAGTTAAGGACAAAAACAGAGCAAACAATAACGAATTATTCTAACATTCGTTACTTACAATCCCATTTTTCATTAGATAATTTATCCTTTAAACCCGATTTCAAATTGTAATGCCACCATTCGGAATCGAAAGAATTAAATCCATTTTCAAGCATTACTCTTTTCAATAAGTAACGATTATCTTTTACTTTTTGTGACAAATCTTCATAGTTATGTCCTGCCTCGGGGCCAAAAAAATCGAAAGAAGTACCCATTTTTAGCTCTTTTCCGGATTTTTTTACCAAAGTAATATCAACCGCTCCTCCTCTATTGTGTATGGAACCTTTAGCGGGATCGGCAACATATTCAGGATTAGAAACTATTGCCCACATTCTTTTTTGAATATCAAGAGGTCGGTAGCAATCATACAATTTAATTCGTAAACCCTCTTTCATAAAAGCTTCGTTTGCCTTAATCAAAGCCTTAACCGTTTTGTAACGCAAATAACATTCGGCACAATCGTATACTTTGGCTTTAAGGAAATTATCTTCGGTAGCATATTTCATATCGTAGACAAAATCAGAACTATACACTTTTAAGTTAACAAAAGTAGTATCACTAACCTCACTTCTATCCTGATTACTTTTTAAAACGGGAATTTGGGATTGACAAGAAAAGAATACGAATAAAAAGAAAAATGCGGTTATTATTCTATACGTTGAAATCATTTTTTTAAATTTTAAGAGGAATGGGATACCAACAAATATAAGAAACAGACTTAAAATAAGACTAATTATTATACTCCTGTCATTTTAAAATAGTATTCGATGAAAAATCCAACTCGGAATTCGTTAAAAAAAACTTTTTCTATGGTTTTACTTTCAACGATTAAATTTAAAAATGTACTTTTATTTTTTTATTACCCAAATACATTAAAAACATTCTCCATTAAAACTAAAAAACAACTTAAAAATGATTGTAGATTCATTACACAATGCTGCTAAATACTATAGTTTACATCCTGCTTTTGAAAAAGCATTTCAATTTTTAAAAGAAAACGACTTAGCTAATTTAGCCGATGGCGTTACACAATACACAGATGATTTAAAAATTATAGTCAACTCTGGAAATGGAAATTCAAAAGAACAAAGTTTAGCTTTTTTTGAATGTCACGAAAAAAACATCGATATCCAAGTTTGCGTAGCCGGTCCAGAAACCTATGCTTGGAAACCTTTAGAAAAATGTGAAAACCCCAATGGCGCTTATAGCGACGAAAAAGACGTTCGTTTTTTCTTCGATCAACCGGATATGTTTTTTGAATTGTTGCCAGGACAATTTACCATCCTTTTCCCAACTGATGTGCACGCAGCCATGATTAGTAACGGAAAGATTAAAAAAATTATCATTAAGGTAAAAATCTAAAAAAATAAAAATAATTACAGCAAAACTACTTTTCGGAGTAGTTTTTGTTGTTTTAAGAAGCTTTAGAGTAGACTTTTATTCCAAAAAATAATTATTACATTTGAAATTATTGCAAAAAATCATACAACAATGCTACATATAAGAACTGTATTTATTATTGCTTTCTTTTGTTTTTTTCAACTTAGTCAGGCACAAAAACCACAAAAACCCAATGCTGTTGAAATTTACAATCAAATTCAGAAATTAAATTTCTTAGGAAGCGTTCTTTATATCGCTGCTCATCCCGATGACGAAAATACGCGTTTGATTTCCTATTTTTCGAATGAAATAAAAGCCCGAACAGCCTATCTTTCCTTGACACGTGGCGATGGTGGTCAAAACTTAATAGGCCCGGAACTCCGTGAATTATTAGGAATGATTCGTACACAAGAATTACTTGAAGCGCGAAAAATTGATGGTGGCGAACAATTTTTTAGTCGCGCTAATGATTTTGGTTTTTCAAAAAATCCAGATGAAACTTTTGAAATTTGGGATAAGGAAAAAGTCTTAGCCGACGTTATTTGGACCATACGCAAATTCCAGCCTGATGTAATTATCAATCGTTTTGACCATCGTTCGCCAGGAACTACACACGGACATCATACTGCATCGGCCTTATTAAGTGTGGAAGCTTTTGGACTTTCTAATAATCCTGAACGATTTCCTGAACAATTGCAATTTTACAGTATTTGGCAACCTAAACGCGTATTCTTTAATCCGTCTATTTGGTTTTATGGCAGTCAGGAAAAATTTGATGCCGCCGACAAAACCAATTTTATTAGTCTAGAAACAGGGGTTTACTATCCTAATTTAGGAGTTTCAAATCAAGAAATTGCCGCTTTGAGTCGAAGTGCTCACAAATCACAAGGTTTTGGTAGTACAGGAAGTCGTGGTAAAGACATGGAATACCTCGAATTTATAAATGGTGAACCTATAAAAGACAAAACCAATATTTTTGAAGGAATTGACACAAGCTGGAATCGTGTCGAAGGTGGAAAATCCATTGGAAAACTAATTAATTCGATTCAAGAACGCTTTGATTTTTCTAACCCATCGGCTTCAATACCCGCATTGCTTAAGGCTTACCAAATGATTGATGCATTAGAGGAAAAACATTGGAAACCTATAAAATTAAACGAAATAAAAAATACCATCGCTGCATGTGCTGGATTGTATCTGGAAGCAGTAGCTACTGAAAATCAAACAACTCCAGGTACAGCGCTAAAAATCAAAATTGAAGCAGTGAATCGCAGTAGTATTCCAATGGAGTTACAAAGCATCAAAAATATTTCCAATAATAACAGCACTCCTATTACTACCATTTTAGCAAACAACGCTACTCAAAATCTGTCGGTTACTATTGAATTACCAAATGATATGCCCTATACACAACCTAATTGGTTAAAAGAAAAACCAAGCACGGGAATGTATCAGGTGTCAGAGCAAAAAAACATTGGTGTAGCCGATATTATTAGAGATGCTAAGCTAGAATTTGAACTTGTAATTAACGGAATTACAATGACTTTTGAGCGTCCTATTGTTTACAAATTTAATGATAATGTAAAAGGGGAAATGTATAATTATCTAGATGTAGTTCCAGAAGTAAGCTCCCGAATTATCGATCAGATTTCATTTTTCAATGATGGAAATACCAAAAAAATGGCTGTTATAGTCAAAGCTGGTAAAGACAACATCAAAGGAGAAGTACGTTTAGAACTCAATCCAGACTGGAGTGTTTTTCCTGATCATATCCCTTTTAGCTTGGATAAAAAAGATAGCGAAAAAACGGTTTTTTTTGAAGTAACACCTCCCAAAGAAGCTTCGGAAACCAATGTAAAAAGTGTGGTTAGCTTAAATGAAAAAAAATATGATAAAGAACAAGTAATTATCAATTATGAACATATTAGCAAACAACATGTGTTAGTTCCCGCTGAGGCCAAATTTAAAAAACTGGATCTAAAAATTACCAATGAAAAAATTGGTTATATCATGGGAGCAGGTGACAATGTACCCGAGTGTTTGAGCCAAATGGGGTATAAAGTAAGTATCATTACTCCAGAGGAAATCAATTCGCGCTATTTAAATAATTTTGATGTGATTATTACCGGAATACGCGCCTATAATACCTTGCCACTATTAAAAACAAAGCAACATTTGCTTTTAGAGTTTGTTAAAAGAGGTAAAACATTAATCGTACAATACAATACTCCAGATAAAAATATTCCAGCGAATATCGCACCTTACCCTTTAAAAATTTCGAATGATAGAGTAACCGATGAAAATTCGGCAGTTGAATTTTTAGCACCAAATCATCCCGTATTAAATTATCCTAACCCTATAACTGCTAAGGATTTTAAAGGCTGGACACAAGAACAAGGTTTGTATTATCCTAACGAATTTGATGCTGCCTTTACTCCTATTATTGCCTCAAACGACAAAGGAGAAACTCCCAAAAAAGGAGCCCTATTAGTAGCTAATTATGGAAAAGGAAACTATATTTATACAGGACTAAGTTTATTTAGAGAATTACCCGAAGGCGTATCTGGCGCTTATCGATTAATTGCGAATATGATAGCCCTAAAATCCGTTGAAACAACCGAAACTCAACCTTAAAACAATATTGTAATGAATTCAGAAAATCCAGAAAAAGAAAAAAAGTGGAAAACAGATTACACCTTGGTACTGGTTACTAATATTGCCTATGTGTTGTTTTTTTATTTAATAATGAAATTATACTCTTAACTCATGCAATTATTTGATTGGATTGTACTTATTATTACGTTGCTTTTCATCGTAATTTATGGAGCCCTAAAAACTAGAGGCAGTAAAAATGTCGAAGACTTTATTTTAGGAAACAACGAAACACCTTGGTATGTTGTAGGACTTTCGGTAATGGCCACACAAGCGAGTGCCATTACATTCTTATCCACACCGGGTCAAGCCTATCATGACGGAATGGGATTTGTTCAGTTTTATTTTGGATTACCTATAGCAATGATTGTTATTTGTATCACCTTTATTCCTATTTATCATAAATACAAAGTTTTTACCGCTTATGAATACCTTGAGAAACGTTTTGATATAAAAACACGTTCCTTAGCAGCTATTCTTTTCTTGTTACAAAGAGGTCTTGGAACAGGACTTACTATTTATGCACCTGCTATTATTTTATCGGCATTATTAGGATGGAATTTAACCTATATGAACATCATCATAGGGATTCTAGTTATCATTTACACCGTTTCAGGTGGAACAAAAG from Flavobacterium nitratireducens includes:
- a CDS encoding YhcH/YjgK/YiaL family protein is translated as MIVDSLHNAAKYYSLHPAFEKAFQFLKENDLANLADGVTQYTDDLKIIVNSGNGNSKEQSLAFFECHEKNIDIQVCVAGPETYAWKPLEKCENPNGAYSDEKDVRFFFDQPDMFFELLPGQFTILFPTDVHAAMISNGKIKKIIIKVKI
- a CDS encoding M15 family metallopeptidase, coding for MISTYRIITAFFFLFVFFSCQSQIPVLKSNQDRSEVSDTTFVNLKVYSSDFVYDMKYATEDNFLKAKVYDCAECYLRYKTVKALIKANEAFMKEGLRIKLYDCYRPLDIQKRMWAIVSNPEYVADPAKGSIHNRGGAVDITLVKKSGKELKMGTSFDFFGPEAGHNYEDLSQKVKDNRYLLKRVMLENGFNSFDSEWWHYNLKSGLKDKLSNEKWDCK
- a CDS encoding phage integrase SAM-like domain-containing protein yields the protein MNESFTFREYKKANGKTPLVLTLRSNSKKERIALNLDINIDHWDKSKQRLKPINQENIDINLILDNIQSKITQIKTSYRLSDRVLTLETLKKEFLSNMPRIRLTAFYKMMLEEEKVMMEIGSYKRYLSVLKKIEAFDNDITFMEIDQNWLDKFRKHLRGLGNASTTVAANVAAVKKFLGLAQKSGIKLALNIDEIQVGSTKGNRTSLSTNELKRCAGYYFSPYIADSHRLILGYFLFSCMTGLRISDVQSLTRSNFMDNYVTFISKKHKRISQ
- a CDS encoding C40 family peptidase, producing MFGICNLAIIPLRFEPSDKSEIVSQVLFGEHFKILEKRNQWSRIKLQYDDYEGWVDSKQYQLISETNYEQLTKETIILNADLIEYITAPNNLLIPIPLGASLSFLNNNEINTQNYEFEGNRVNGIKDKKHLINTAYMYLNAPYLWGGKTPFGIDCSGFTQMVYKLNGYKLLRDASQQATQGEALSFIEESEPGDLAFFDNEEGNIIHVGIIMENNYIIHASGKVRIDRIDHLGIFNNETNRHTHKLRVIKKIV
- a CDS encoding acetyl-CoA C-acyltransferase, whose protein sequence is MNKKVVIVAAARTPIGSFMGGLANVTAPQLGATAIKGAMDKIKLDPTLVDEVLMGNVIQAGVGQAPARQAALFAGLQNTVPCTTINKVCASGMKAVMLGAQAIQSGDAQVVIAGGMENMSLIPHYTHLRSGTKFGPTTLVDGMQRDGLVDAYDNQAMGVYADLCAKEYNISREEQDQFAIESYRRSAQAWESGKFDTEVVPVEVPQRRGEPIVISKDEEYTNVKLDKIPSLNAVFTKDGTVTAANASTINDGAAALILMSEEKAAELHLKPLAYIKSYADAAQEPKWFTTSPAKALPKALDKAGISLDAVDFFEFNEAFSVVGLANIKILGLDSNKVNINGGAVSLGHPLGCSGARILVTLLNVLEQNNAKIGAAAICNGGGGASAIVIERI
- a CDS encoding PIG-L family deacetylase, which gives rise to MLHIRTVFIIAFFCFFQLSQAQKPQKPNAVEIYNQIQKLNFLGSVLYIAAHPDDENTRLISYFSNEIKARTAYLSLTRGDGGQNLIGPELRELLGMIRTQELLEARKIDGGEQFFSRANDFGFSKNPDETFEIWDKEKVLADVIWTIRKFQPDVIINRFDHRSPGTTHGHHTASALLSVEAFGLSNNPERFPEQLQFYSIWQPKRVFFNPSIWFYGSQEKFDAADKTNFISLETGVYYPNLGVSNQEIAALSRSAHKSQGFGSTGSRGKDMEYLEFINGEPIKDKTNIFEGIDTSWNRVEGGKSIGKLINSIQERFDFSNPSASIPALLKAYQMIDALEEKHWKPIKLNEIKNTIAACAGLYLEAVATENQTTPGTALKIKIEAVNRSSIPMELQSIKNISNNNSTPITTILANNATQNLSVTIELPNDMPYTQPNWLKEKPSTGMYQVSEQKNIGVADIIRDAKLEFELVINGITMTFERPIVYKFNDNVKGEMYNYLDVVPEVSSRIIDQISFFNDGNTKKMAVIVKAGKDNIKGEVRLELNPDWSVFPDHIPFSLDKKDSEKTVFFEVTPPKEASETNVKSVVSLNEKKYDKEQVIINYEHISKQHVLVPAEAKFKKLDLKITNEKIGYIMGAGDNVPECLSQMGYKVSIITPEEINSRYLNNFDVIITGIRAYNTLPLLKTKQHLLLEFVKRGKTLIVQYNTPDKNIPANIAPYPLKISNDRVTDENSAVEFLAPNHPVLNYPNPITAKDFKGWTQEQGLYYPNEFDAAFTPIIASNDKGETPKKGALLVANYGKGNYIYTGLSLFRELPEGVSGAYRLIANMIALKSVETTETQP